A stretch of Cystobacter ferrugineus DNA encodes these proteins:
- a CDS encoding TIGR02266 family protein has protein sequence MTVEPKLLPLRIRLPYATEEEFIVRYGAYVARGGLFLSTRAPKPEGTKLLFELVLADGGRLLRGEGVVVKSQADGPRAGMTVRFVRLDGNSKALIDRVMERKGQGPATAKPPFSPDAPAPEEAPVAPASPPAETTRKGRPVISAEALRRQAERMPIPGSSRTPSREGIPAAPPASVEPAPAPLAPEPATRLEPEPPTPVTAEPPVSEAPEPPVPLAPEPLAPLAPEPPVPPAPEPPAPVIPEPPVPEFKGRRRAILDVVPSVPVTAAPRDVVLGIDLGTSWARAAVHHQGTLQLIPIGGAQALSSLLAVNEAGQLLVGEAARAEAERAPGHALPGLRRLLGVRARSPLMRALSGPLPFTLSTSPQGDASIDLHGRQFLLPELAAQFLRELKSAATTFLGHEAARTVLCVPAHFDDRQRAAMREAATLAGLEVLRILNAPSAAALAFGHGRGLARKRLLVVELGGGGLDVSVVQLTGDDLEVITTGGDPTLGGMDFDARIAEALATARQAQGLPRPEHPSDWVELLLAAETAKVALSEREEVSLSMPGGASPFVLTRQRLDTLTEDLVQRITLVVRQVLESSALTPQGLDEVLLLGSQGRAPLVRRGLEEALGVPVRTDVGAEHPAALGAALLGQGLLDAEKGKPGATVSEVLSVPVGVAERGGGLRRVLERDTRLPAEKTLVIPVAAGPLALALFQGPSLVAAENEYLGTLSLTLDRPGEAEVHFSLSQDGLLSLAVTLPGIKRQPVTLATHPPEDAEWETLLSRSPFEGEPGTRPGGLLSGLRKLFGRR, from the coding sequence GTGACGGTCGAGCCCAAGCTGCTCCCGCTGCGCATCCGCCTTCCGTACGCCACGGAGGAGGAGTTCATCGTCCGCTACGGCGCCTATGTCGCCCGCGGCGGCCTCTTCCTCTCCACGCGCGCGCCCAAGCCCGAGGGCACGAAACTGCTGTTCGAGCTGGTGCTGGCCGACGGGGGACGCCTCCTGCGGGGCGAGGGCGTGGTGGTGAAGTCCCAGGCCGACGGCCCTCGCGCGGGAATGACGGTGCGCTTCGTGCGCCTGGACGGCAACAGCAAGGCGCTCATCGACCGCGTCATGGAGCGCAAGGGCCAGGGCCCGGCGACGGCGAAGCCCCCCTTCTCCCCGGACGCCCCCGCTCCGGAAGAGGCACCCGTCGCGCCAGCCTCGCCGCCCGCCGAGACGACTCGGAAGGGACGCCCCGTCATCTCCGCGGAAGCCCTGCGCCGGCAAGCCGAGCGCATGCCCATCCCGGGCTCGTCCAGGACCCCCTCCCGCGAGGGGATTCCCGCCGCTCCTCCGGCCAGCGTGGAGCCAGCCCCCGCCCCACTCGCGCCCGAACCCGCCACGCGGCTCGAGCCCGAGCCTCCCACGCCCGTGACGGCCGAGCCTCCCGTGTCCGAGGCTCCGGAACCGCCCGTTCCCCTCGCGCCCGAGCCTCTCGCGCCCCTGGCTCCCGAGCCGCCCGTTCCCCCCGCCCCCGAGCCTCCCGCGCCCGTCATTCCCGAACCCCCCGTGCCCGAGTTCAAGGGCCGGCGGCGCGCCATCCTCGACGTGGTCCCCTCGGTCCCCGTCACGGCCGCGCCCCGCGACGTCGTGCTCGGCATCGATCTGGGCACCTCGTGGGCGCGCGCCGCCGTCCACCACCAGGGCACGCTCCAGCTCATCCCCATCGGTGGAGCCCAGGCCCTGTCCTCGCTCCTCGCCGTGAACGAGGCGGGCCAGCTCCTCGTGGGAGAGGCGGCCCGGGCCGAAGCCGAGCGCGCACCGGGCCACGCCCTCCCCGGGCTGCGCCGCCTGCTCGGAGTGCGCGCCCGCTCGCCGCTGATGCGCGCGCTGAGCGGCCCCCTGCCCTTCACCCTGAGCACCAGCCCCCAGGGCGACGCGAGCATCGATCTCCACGGCCGCCAGTTCCTCCTGCCCGAGCTCGCCGCCCAGTTCCTGCGCGAGCTCAAGTCCGCCGCCACCACCTTCCTCGGCCACGAGGCCGCGCGCACCGTGCTGTGCGTTCCCGCCCACTTCGACGACCGGCAGCGCGCCGCCATGCGCGAGGCGGCCACGCTCGCCGGGCTCGAGGTGCTGCGCATCCTCAACGCGCCCTCGGCCGCGGCGCTCGCCTTCGGGCATGGACGGGGACTGGCCCGCAAGCGGCTGCTGGTGGTGGAGCTCGGCGGAGGGGGGCTGGATGTGTCCGTCGTGCAGCTCACCGGCGATGACCTCGAGGTCATCACCACCGGGGGGGACCCCACCCTCGGGGGCATGGACTTCGACGCGCGCATCGCCGAGGCGCTCGCCACGGCCCGCCAGGCCCAGGGGCTCCCTCGTCCCGAGCACCCCTCCGACTGGGTCGAGCTGTTGCTCGCCGCCGAGACCGCCAAGGTGGCCCTGAGCGAGCGGGAGGAAGTGTCCCTGTCCATGCCCGGCGGTGCCTCGCCCTTCGTGCTCACCCGCCAGCGCCTGGACACCCTCACCGAGGATCTCGTGCAGCGCATCACCCTCGTCGTGCGGCAGGTGCTCGAGTCCAGCGCGCTCACGCCCCAGGGGCTCGACGAGGTGCTGTTGCTGGGAAGCCAGGGCCGCGCGCCCCTCGTGCGGCGCGGGCTGGAGGAGGCCCTGGGCGTGCCCGTGCGCACGGACGTGGGGGCCGAGCACCCGGCGGCGCTCGGCGCGGCGCTGTTGGGCCAGGGGCTGCTCGACGCGGAGAAGGGCAAGCCGGGCGCCACCGTCTCCGAGGTGCTCTCCGTGCCCGTGGGCGTCGCCGAGCGCGGAGGCGGGCTGCGGCGCGTCCTCGAGCGCGACACGCGCCTGCCCGCGGAGAAGACGCTGGTGATTCCCGTCGCCGCGGGCCCCCTCGCCCTCGCGCTCTTCCAGGGGCCCTCGCTCGTGGCGGCGGAGAACGAGTACCTCGGCACGCTCTCCCTCACCCTCGACCGTCCGGGCGAAGCCGAGGTGCACTTCAGCCTGTCGCAGGACGGCCTCCTGTCACTGGCCGTCACCCTGCCCGGCATCAAGCGCCAGCCGGTCACCCTCGCCACGCACCCACCCGAGGACGCGGAGTGGGAGACCCTGCTGTCACGCTCCCCCTTCGAGGGCGAGCCCGGGACGCGGCCGGGCGGACTCCTGTCGGGGCTGCGCAAGCTCTTCGGCCGCCGCTGA
- a CDS encoding outer membrane beta-barrel protein produces the protein MKARSWMGGVALVSLCMSGAALAAPSAERVAEDLKFNEETTQVGLDVRLGAGGLAGRGGDVTQVGPMVGIAAGAQPWRFLGVEAGVEGQRLPIDDPRIGEGEAMYRYNVGLLAKAGPLLAQDKLRPYVGVGAGVSYLNATNGAENLYRNDFITEVPLAAGLDYRFGNGIFAGARASYRVLFGEEFADAATIDGDSGGNLLNIAATVGGRF, from the coding sequence GTGAAAGCTCGTTCCTGGATGGGTGGTGTCGCGCTGGTGTCCCTCTGCATGTCGGGTGCGGCGCTCGCGGCGCCCAGCGCGGAGCGCGTCGCCGAGGATCTCAAGTTCAACGAGGAGACGACCCAGGTGGGCCTGGACGTCCGGCTGGGCGCGGGTGGCCTCGCGGGCCGCGGCGGAGATGTCACCCAGGTGGGTCCGATGGTCGGCATCGCGGCGGGTGCGCAGCCCTGGCGCTTCCTCGGCGTCGAGGCGGGGGTCGAAGGACAGCGTCTGCCCATCGACGACCCGCGCATCGGTGAGGGCGAGGCCATGTACCGCTACAACGTCGGGCTCCTGGCCAAGGCGGGTCCCCTGCTCGCCCAGGACAAGCTGCGGCCCTACGTCGGTGTGGGCGCGGGCGTGAGCTACCTCAACGCCACGAACGGCGCGGAGAACCTCTACCGCAACGACTTCATCACCGAGGTGCCGCTCGCGGCCGGTCTGGACTACCGGTTCGGCAACGGCATCTTCGCGGGCGCGCGGGCGTCCTACCGGGTCCTCTTCGGCGAGGAGTTCGCGGACGCGGCCACGATCGACGGTGACTCGGGCGGCAACCTGCTCAACATCGCCGCCACCGTGGGTGGGCGCTTCTAG
- a CDS encoding glutamate--cysteine ligase gives MSLDLQRTASEPITSVDMLLAGFRSAEKPRAQHRLGLEHEKFIYPLRSARSVPYEGPSGIGALLEKLAPGGYEPFRETPSSPAIALQKGMLTISLEPGGQFELSGSPFTTAREAHAENLAHLSEVKAAAASLDLQLVALGYRPFGTTEDVSWMPKSRYVAMRQVLPERGALAHHMMLMTSTGQVSLDWEDEADCVRKTVLIARLTPLLVALYANSPLRDGKPSGYMSFRSRVWDEVDPTRCGYLRAFFDGSFSYKAYADWALDAPILFLRRRGEYLRPKMTFRQFIREGFEGAPADLSDWTDHLSTLFPEARLKKVVEVRGADCCSAAMTGALGALWRGLLYDRTALDEASRLLPPLTYEQQIAFHDTARREGLAGRWNGQELHRLAGEMVAIARRGLERLDPQDAPLLEPLAEVAASGRSPAQAVLEAWEKNPAPEALLSRFTL, from the coding sequence ATGTCCCTCGACCTCCAGCGAACTGCCTCCGAGCCCATTACCTCCGTCGACATGCTCCTGGCCGGCTTCCGGTCCGCCGAGAAGCCGCGCGCTCAACATCGCCTGGGGCTCGAGCACGAGAAGTTCATCTACCCGCTACGCTCCGCGAGGAGCGTGCCCTACGAGGGGCCGTCGGGGATTGGCGCGCTGCTCGAGAAGCTGGCTCCGGGCGGTTATGAGCCCTTCCGGGAGACCCCCTCCTCGCCCGCCATCGCGCTGCAGAAGGGGATGCTCACCATTTCACTGGAGCCCGGTGGACAGTTCGAGCTGTCCGGCTCGCCCTTCACCACCGCGCGCGAGGCCCATGCCGAGAACCTCGCCCACCTCTCCGAGGTGAAGGCCGCCGCGGCCTCCCTGGACCTGCAGTTGGTGGCCCTGGGCTACCGGCCCTTCGGGACGACCGAGGACGTGTCGTGGATGCCCAAGTCGCGCTACGTGGCCATGCGTCAGGTGCTGCCCGAGCGCGGTGCGCTCGCGCACCACATGATGTTGATGACCTCCACCGGTCAGGTGTCGCTCGACTGGGAGGACGAGGCCGACTGCGTGCGCAAGACGGTGCTCATCGCGCGGCTGACCCCGCTGCTGGTGGCGCTCTACGCCAACAGCCCGCTGCGCGACGGCAAGCCCTCCGGCTACATGTCCTTCCGCAGCCGGGTCTGGGACGAGGTGGACCCCACGCGCTGTGGTTACCTGCGCGCCTTCTTCGACGGCTCCTTCTCCTACAAGGCCTACGCGGACTGGGCGCTGGATGCCCCCATCCTGTTCCTGCGCCGGCGCGGGGAGTACCTCCGGCCGAAGATGACCTTCCGGCAATTCATTCGCGAGGGCTTCGAGGGCGCTCCGGCCGACCTGAGCGACTGGACGGACCACCTCTCCACGCTCTTTCCCGAGGCGCGGCTGAAGAAGGTCGTCGAGGTGCGCGGCGCGGACTGTTGTTCGGCGGCCATGACGGGCGCGCTCGGGGCGCTGTGGCGCGGGCTGCTGTATGACCGCACGGCGCTGGACGAGGCCTCGCGCCTGCTGCCTCCGCTCACCTACGAGCAGCAGATCGCCTTCCACGACACCGCGCGCCGCGAGGGCCTGGCGGGGCGGTGGAATGGACAGGAGCTGCACCGCCTGGCCGGGGAGATGGTCGCCATCGCCCGCCGGGGACTGGAGCGCCTGGATCCCCAGGACGCGCCCCTGCTCGAGCCCCTCGCCGAAGTGGCCGCTTCGGGACGTTCGCCGGCGCAGGCGGTGCTGGAGGCCTGGGAGAAGAACCCGGCCCCCGAGGCCCTGCTGTCGCGTTTCACCCTGTGA
- the alaS gene encoding alanine--tRNA ligase has protein sequence MSSALSASQIREAFLHFFEGRGHRRVASSSLVPQNDPTLLFTNAGMVQFKDVFTGREKRDYSRATTSQKCVRAGGKHNDLDNVGYTARHHTFFEMLGNFSFGDYFKADAIAYGWEFVTKTLGLDTKRLAVTVFNGEGGIPWDEEAFELWAKQGVPRERIYKLGLKDNFWAMGDTGPCGPCSEIHFHQGDDIPCAEVAAGRSCQGVACDCDRWLEIWNLVFMQFERKEKDAPLIPLPKPSIDTGAGLERIASVVQGKRSNYDTDLFQSIISRVSELVGKRYTQEDGASMRVVADHARAAAFLIADGVQPSNEGRGYVLRRIMRRAIRHGSILGLNELFFFKVVDRVIELMGDAYPELRESRSFLLEVSRHEEESFRRTLDRGMKMIDESVAKLKQAGEKKLSGADIYYLHGTYGFPWDLTEIILRERGFEADVEGFWKEIEKEAQKNKFAGSGDKAVGAVYQQVLERVGQSEFLGYEGVGHEGEGSVRAILKGGAEVPEAHAGDEVELVLDRTPFYGESGGQMGDTGRIVAHGGKTVAQVSDAQRPVPGLIVHKAKVTEGTLKTGDMVQASVDGERRSSIRANHSATHLLHRALKMVLGEHVKQAGSVVAPDYLRFDFSHFSPMTPEQQDQVEDLVNGWVRENTESQTRIMSLEDAKKSGAVAMFGEKYGETVRVVTVHPQTTELCGGTHVRRSGDIGLFKLVSESGVASGVRRITAVTGLGALQYVRETERELKKVAEMLKTSPKDLVKRVEATQKRVKDLERKVEEVSVKAQTGSSKDLLEQARDIHGIKVLATRVDQADANVIRGMADQLRDRIKSGVVLIGGEKDGKVVLLVAATKDVVARGIHAGNLLKELAKEVNGRGGGKPDLAQGGGEDPSRIPAAFDKLYELVQGTNLA, from the coding sequence ATGTCCTCTGCCCTGTCCGCCTCCCAGATCCGCGAGGCGTTCCTCCATTTCTTCGAAGGGCGCGGTCATCGCCGCGTCGCGTCGTCGTCCCTCGTCCCCCAGAACGACCCCACCCTGCTGTTCACCAACGCGGGCATGGTGCAGTTCAAGGACGTGTTCACCGGCCGCGAGAAGCGCGACTACTCCCGCGCCACCACCTCGCAGAAGTGCGTGCGAGCAGGCGGCAAGCACAACGACCTCGACAACGTGGGCTACACGGCGCGCCACCACACGTTCTTCGAGATGCTCGGCAACTTCTCCTTCGGTGACTACTTCAAGGCCGACGCCATCGCGTACGGCTGGGAGTTCGTGACGAAGACGCTGGGGCTGGACACGAAGCGGCTGGCCGTCACCGTGTTCAACGGCGAGGGCGGCATCCCCTGGGACGAGGAGGCCTTCGAGCTGTGGGCGAAGCAGGGCGTGCCGCGCGAGCGCATCTACAAGCTCGGGCTCAAGGACAACTTCTGGGCCATGGGCGACACGGGCCCATGCGGCCCCTGCTCGGAGATCCACTTCCACCAGGGAGATGACATCCCATGTGCCGAGGTGGCCGCGGGCCGCTCGTGTCAGGGCGTGGCGTGTGACTGCGACCGGTGGCTGGAGATCTGGAACCTCGTGTTCATGCAGTTCGAGCGCAAGGAGAAGGACGCGCCGCTCATCCCCCTGCCCAAGCCGTCCATCGACACGGGCGCGGGCCTGGAGCGCATCGCCTCGGTGGTGCAGGGCAAGCGCTCCAACTACGACACGGATCTCTTCCAGAGCATCATCTCGCGCGTGAGCGAGCTGGTGGGCAAGCGCTACACCCAGGAGGACGGCGCCTCCATGCGCGTGGTGGCCGACCACGCCCGCGCGGCCGCCTTCCTCATCGCCGATGGCGTGCAGCCCTCCAACGAGGGCCGCGGCTACGTCCTGCGCCGCATCATGCGCCGCGCCATCCGCCACGGCTCCATCCTCGGACTCAACGAGCTGTTCTTCTTCAAGGTCGTCGATCGCGTCATCGAGCTGATGGGGGACGCCTACCCCGAGCTGCGCGAGAGCCGCAGCTTCCTGCTCGAGGTGTCGCGGCACGAGGAGGAGAGCTTCCGGCGCACGCTCGATCGCGGCATGAAGATGATCGACGAGAGCGTGGCGAAGCTGAAGCAGGCCGGCGAGAAGAAGCTGTCGGGCGCGGACATCTACTACCTGCACGGCACCTACGGCTTCCCGTGGGACCTCACGGAGATCATCCTGCGCGAGCGCGGCTTCGAGGCCGACGTCGAGGGCTTCTGGAAGGAGATCGAGAAGGAGGCCCAGAAGAACAAGTTCGCCGGCTCGGGCGACAAGGCGGTGGGCGCCGTCTACCAGCAGGTGCTCGAGCGCGTGGGCCAGAGCGAGTTCCTCGGCTACGAGGGCGTGGGCCACGAGGGCGAGGGCTCGGTGCGCGCCATCCTCAAGGGCGGCGCCGAGGTGCCCGAGGCCCACGCGGGTGACGAGGTGGAGCTGGTGCTCGACCGCACGCCCTTCTACGGCGAGTCCGGCGGTCAGATGGGCGACACCGGCCGCATCGTGGCCCATGGCGGCAAGACGGTGGCCCAGGTGTCCGACGCGCAGCGCCCGGTGCCCGGCCTCATCGTCCACAAGGCGAAGGTGACCGAGGGCACCCTCAAGACGGGAGACATGGTGCAGGCGAGCGTGGACGGCGAGCGCCGCTCGTCCATCCGCGCCAACCACTCGGCCACGCACCTGCTGCACCGCGCGCTCAAGATGGTGCTCGGTGAGCACGTGAAGCAGGCCGGCTCCGTGGTGGCCCCGGACTACCTGCGCTTCGACTTCTCGCACTTCTCGCCCATGACGCCCGAGCAGCAGGATCAGGTGGAAGACCTGGTCAACGGCTGGGTGCGCGAGAACACCGAGTCCCAGACGCGCATCATGAGCCTGGAGGACGCGAAGAAGTCGGGCGCGGTCGCCATGTTCGGCGAGAAGTACGGCGAGACGGTGCGCGTCGTCACCGTGCACCCGCAGACCACGGAGTTGTGCGGCGGCACCCACGTGCGGCGCAGCGGCGACATCGGCCTGTTCAAGCTCGTGAGCGAGAGCGGCGTGGCCTCGGGCGTGCGGCGCATCACCGCCGTCACGGGCCTGGGTGCCCTCCAGTACGTGCGCGAGACCGAGCGCGAGCTGAAGAAGGTCGCCGAGATGCTCAAGACCTCGCCCAAGGACCTGGTCAAGCGCGTGGAGGCCACGCAGAAGCGCGTGAAGGACCTGGAGCGCAAGGTCGAGGAGGTGTCCGTCAAGGCCCAGACGGGCTCCAGCAAGGATCTGCTCGAGCAGGCGCGCGACATCCACGGCATCAAGGTGCTCGCCACGCGCGTGGACCAGGCGGACGCGAACGTCATCCGCGGCATGGCCGACCAGCTTCGCGATCGCATCAAGTCCGGCGTGGTGCTCATCGGCGGCGAGAAGGACGGCAAGGTCGTCCTGCTCGTGGCGGCCACCAAGGACGTGGTAGCCCGGGGCATCCACGCGGGCAACCTGCTCAAGGAACTCGCCAAGGAGGTCAACGGCCGCGGCGGAGGCAAGCCCGACCTGGCCCAGGGCGGTGGCGAGGATCCCTCGCGCATCCCCGCCGCCTTCGACAAGCTCTACGAGCTGGTGCAGGGAACGAACCTCGCATGA
- a CDS encoding EI24 domain-containing protein, translated as MSDSSPVPTFSARSTPADFLQGAALIGRAAGLIFRTPRLLGLSLLCGLFTLVALGGLFALLWVYAPDLLGMVWTRPEPWWGRVLWGLVFALLFLVLFVVGASVVVPLVLAPLQDPLSELTEERCGGYSSPPFRLGAFFRGLVLGVSHTLARIFFLLLGLGVLLPLHLVPGVGSIAWAVLGTLWTMLWLAGEHLAAPMTRHQYPFGEVRRLLRQRWALCLGFGAGVYVLLWVPLLNNFFLPVAVVGGTLLYRGLLAVGNVPPPPDGK; from the coding sequence ATGAGTGATTCTTCGCCGGTGCCCACCTTCTCCGCCCGGTCCACCCCGGCGGATTTCCTCCAGGGCGCGGCCCTGATTGGCCGGGCCGCGGGGCTCATCTTCCGGACCCCCCGCCTCCTCGGCCTGTCCCTCCTCTGTGGACTCTTCACCCTGGTGGCGCTCGGGGGCCTCTTCGCCCTGCTGTGGGTGTATGCGCCCGACCTCCTGGGTATGGTATGGACGAGGCCCGAGCCCTGGTGGGGCCGTGTGCTCTGGGGGCTCGTCTTCGCGCTCCTGTTCCTCGTGCTGTTCGTCGTGGGGGCCAGCGTGGTGGTGCCCCTGGTGCTCGCTCCCCTGCAGGATCCGCTCTCCGAGCTCACCGAGGAGCGCTGCGGGGGCTACAGCTCGCCTCCCTTCCGGCTCGGGGCCTTCTTCCGGGGTCTGGTCCTCGGCGTGTCGCACACCCTGGCGCGCATCTTCTTCCTCCTGCTGGGCCTGGGAGTGCTCCTGCCGCTGCACCTGGTGCCGGGGGTGGGCAGCATCGCCTGGGCCGTGCTGGGCACGCTCTGGACGATGCTCTGGCTGGCGGGCGAGCACCTCGCCGCCCCCATGACCCGGCACCAGTACCCCTTTGGCGAGGTGCGCCGCCTGCTGCGCCAGCGCTGGGCGCTCTGCCTGGGCTTCGGCGCGGGGGTCTACGTCCTGCTCTGGGTGCCCCTGCTCAACAACTTCTTCCTGCCCGTGGCGGTGGTTGGCGGCACGCTGCTCTACCGAGGGCTGCTCGCCGTGGGCAATGTGCCCCCTCCCCCCGACGGGAAATAA
- a CDS encoding DUF4352 domain-containing protein gives MRVSTQALLVLLCAAAPSSGCKEKPVDGPSEDRTLEKLRLEVERVNQGGAPSAPPGTPTDPHAQLADLAAAQDADAVKTLVLASRQPVRVDTLELQPTGLESMHSLRGAGKVALTTSDLFVRVKFEARNTGTKAVDVPLSAAKLVDAEGQEYPIPRDAQAVGGTRKLDHTWEPGQSESLDLVFEVPLAAVTPGLVLVFPSRGGQDTRLPLQ, from the coding sequence ATGAGAGTCTCCACCCAGGCGCTCCTCGTGCTGCTCTGCGCGGCCGCTCCCTCGAGCGGCTGCAAGGAGAAACCCGTGGACGGTCCCTCCGAGGACCGCACCCTGGAGAAGTTGCGCCTGGAAGTGGAACGCGTGAACCAGGGCGGAGCCCCCTCGGCCCCGCCCGGCACGCCCACCGATCCCCACGCGCAACTGGCCGACCTCGCCGCCGCGCAGGACGCGGACGCGGTGAAGACGCTCGTGCTGGCCTCGCGCCAGCCCGTGCGCGTGGACACGCTCGAGCTCCAGCCCACGGGCCTGGAGTCGATGCACTCGCTGCGCGGCGCCGGCAAGGTGGCCCTCACCACCTCGGACCTCTTCGTGCGCGTGAAGTTCGAGGCGCGCAACACCGGCACGAAGGCCGTGGACGTGCCGCTCTCGGCGGCGAAGCTCGTGGACGCCGAGGGCCAGGAGTACCCCATCCCCCGCGATGCACAGGCCGTGGGCGGCACCCGGAAGCTGGATCACACCTGGGAGCCGGGGCAGAGCGAGTCGCTCGACCTCGTCTTCGAGGTGCCCCTGGCCGCCGTCACGCCCGGTCTGGTGCTCGTGTTTCCTTCCCGTGGCGGCCAGGACACCCGCCTTCCGCTGCAATGA